Proteins from a single region of Drosophila biarmipes strain raj3 chromosome 3R, RU_DBia_V1.1, whole genome shotgun sequence:
- the LOC108025461 gene encoding fibrillin-1 isoform X11: MWICKLVIFYLLSGFVAAQICEVTRYRVDKGVRKQIKVKQCCPGYKKRQNTKLICDPRCRVNCRSGTCSKPNVCTCLKGYVNLNKEPSNYCVPECKGCNKGTCTSPGHCRCSSGHLLDQETGNCVPQCPKGCSNGTCISPNNCKCNQGYAMDAATQQCLPTCTEDCKRNNGFCAAPNRCQCNPGYISKPNSESFACQPVCKNGCKNGVCRAPDVCECNRFYRKDADKNCAPICDNECVNGDCTAPDVCSCWPGYTKIGDNVCVAICPAGCQNGVCVKPNVCSCNAGYTMQEGVCSPVCEEGCENGSCVTPGECSCNEGYAKVGNKCVPVCQGGCKNGSCVSPGKCSCNEGYSKETENSCAPVCSKGCENGFCASPEKCSCNSGYLMDSEEKCVPVCTGGCENGFCASPEKCSCNNGYKMDSENKCVPVCSKGCENGFCASPEKCSCNSGYLMDSEEKCFPVCTGGCENGFCASPEKCSCNIGYEMDSEEKCVPVCMGGCENGFCASPEKCSCNNGYLMDSEEKCVPVCSKGCENGFCASPEKCSCNSGYLMDSEEKCFPVCTGGCENGFCASPEKCSCNIGYEMDSEEKCVPVCTGGCENGFCTSPEKCSCNNGYKMDSENKCVPVCSKGCENGFCASPEKCSCNSGYLMDSEEKCVPVCTGGCENGFCASPEKCSCNSGYLMDSEEKCVPVCSKGCENGFCASPEKCSCNSGYLMDSEEKCVPVCTGGCENGFCASPEKCSCNSGYLMDSEEKCVPVCTGGCENGFCASPEKCSCNSGYLMDSEEKCVPVCTGGCDNGFCASPEKCSCNIGYEMDSEEKCVPVCTGGCENGFCASPEKCSCNSGYLMNTEEKCVPVCTGGCDNGFCASPEKCSCNIGYEMDSEEKCVPVCTGGCENGFCASPEKCSCNSGYLMNTEEKCVPVCTGGCENGFCASPEKCSCNNGYKMDSEKKCVPVCMGGCENGFCASPEKCSCNSGYEMDSEEKCVPVCTGGCENGFCASPEKCSCNSGYLMNTEEKCVPVCTGGCENGFCASPEKCSCNSGYLMNTEEKCVPVCTGGCENGFCASPEKCSCNSGYDMDSEEKCVPVCTGGCENGFCASPEKCSCNIGYEMNSVNKCVPVCSKGCENGFCASPEKCSCYEGYTKDTENSCAPVCSKGCKNGFCISPEVCKCNEGFVSSEESDTCLPEKELLADLDCDQTCRNGTCLEGMCTCWDNYKLHRDRDDNQSLYCLPICDPECINGYCESPGTCACINDEILQDGYRCQSVNYFDDKLSSKHNGNTIRRFKWLFITIALLAFILAVVIAMLMMHIFKKRSYYVGKNEQQLGVYFSPKRADIIRA, translated from the exons ATGTGGATATGTAAGCTCGTAATATTTTATCTCCTCTCCGGATTCGTGGCGGCTCAGATCTGCGAAGTCACCCGGTATAGAGTTGATAAAGGAGTACGCAAG CAAATTAAAGTAAAGCAGTGCTGCCCGGGCTATAAGAAACGACAGAACACAAAACTTATATGCGATCCAAGATGTAGGGTGAACTGTAGAAGTGGCACCTGCTCGAAGCCAAATGTGTGTACCTGCCTGAAAGGCTATGTCAACCTCAACAAAGAGCCATCTAACTA TTGTGTGCCCGAATGCAAGGGCTGTAACAAAGGAACCTGCACCTCGCCCGGCCACTGCCGTTGTTCCTCTGGTCACCTGCTGGACCAGGAGACCGGTAACTGTGTGCCCCAGTGTCCGAAGGGGTGCTCCAATGGCACCTGCATTTCGCCCAATAACTGCAAGTGCAACCAAGGATACGCGATGGACGCCGCCACCCAGCAGTGCCTGCCCACCTGTACTGAGGACTGCAAGCGGAACAATGGCTTCTGTGCGGCGCCCAATCGGTGCCAGTGCAATCCTGGTTACATTTCCAAGCCGAACTCCGAATCCTTTGCGTGCCAGCCGGTCTGCAAAAATGGCTGCAAAAATGGAGTTTGTCGCGCTCCCGACGTTTGTGAATGCAATAGATTCTACAGGAAGGACGCCGATAAAAACTGCGCCCCAATCTGCGACAACGAATGCGTAAATGGGGACTGTACGGCGCCGGATGTGTGTTCTTGCTGGCCGGGGTATACGAAAATTGGTGACAATGTCTGCGTGGCCATTTGTCCGGCGGGCTGCCAGAACGGAGTGTGCGTGAAGCCAAATGTGTGCTCCTGCAACGCAGGATACACCATGCAAGAGGGTGTCTGCAGTCCAGTTTGCGAGGAAGGATGCGAGAACGGTTCCTGTGTGACGCCCGGCGAGTGCTCCTGCAACGAGGGGTATGCCAAGGTGGGGAACAAGTGTGTCCCTGTTTGCCAGGGTGGATGCAAGAACGGATCTTGCGTCTCGCCGGGAAAGTGCTCCTGCAATGAAGGATACAGCAAGGAAACGGAGAACAGCTGCGCACCAGTTTGCTCTAAAGGATGTGAGAACGGATTCTGTGCTTCTCCTGAAAAGTGTTCCTGCAACAGTGGATACCTAATGGATAGTGAGGAAAAGTGTGTTCCAGTTTGCACAGGTGGATGTGAGAACGGATTTTGTGCTTCTCCTGAAAAGTGTTCCTGCAACAATGGATACAAAATGGACAGTGAGAACAAGTGTGTTCCAGTTTGCTCGAAAGGATGTGAGAATGGATTCTGTGCATCTCCTGAAAAGTGTTCCTGCAACAGTGGATACCTAATGGATAGTGAGGAAAAGTGTTTTCCAGTTTGCACAGGTGGATGTGAGAATGGATTCTGTGCTTCTCCCGAAAAGTGTTCCTGCAACATCGGATACGAAATGGACAGTGAGGAAAAGTGTGTCCCAGTTTGCATGGGGGGATGTGAGAATGGATTCTGTGCTTCTCCCGAAAAGTGTTCCTGCAACAACGGATACCTAATGGATAGTGAGGAAAAGTGTGTTCCAGTTTGCTCGAAAGGATGTGAGAATGGATTCTGTGCATCTCCTGAAAAGTGTTCCTGCAACAGTGGATACCTAATGGATAGTGAGGAAAAGTGTTTTCCAGTTTGCACAGGTGGATGTGAGAATGGATTCTGTGCTTCTCCCGAAAAGTGTTCCTGCAACATCGGATACGAAATGGACAGTGAGGAAAAGTGTGTCCCAGTTTGCACAGGTGGATGTGAGAACGGATTCTGTACTTCTCCAGAAAAGTGTTCTTGCAACAATGGATACAAAATGGACAGTGAGAACAAGTGTGTTCCAGTTTGCTCGAAAGGATGTGAGAATGGATTCTGTGCTTCTCCTGAAAAGTGTTCCTGCAACAGCGGATACCTAATGGATAGTGAGGAAAAGTGTGTTCCAGTTTGCACAGGTGGATGTGAGAATGGATTTTGTGCTTCTCCTGAAAAGTGTTCCTGCAACAGTGGATACCTAATGGACAGTGAGGAAAAGTGTGTCCCAGTTTGCTCGAAAGGATGTGAGAATGGATTCTGTGCATCTCCTGAAAAGTGTTCCTGCAACAGCGGATACCTAATGGATAGTGAGGAAAAGTGTGTCCCAGTTTGCACAGGTGGATGTGAGAATGGATTCTGTGCTTCTCCTGAAAAGTGTTCCTGCAACAGTGGATACCTAATGGATAGTGAGGAAAAGTGTGTTCCAGTTTGCACAG GTGGATGTGAGAATGGATTCTGTGCTTCTCCTGAAAAGTGTTCCTGCAACAGTGGATACCTAATGGATAGTGAGGAAAAGTGTGTCCCAGTTTGCACAGGTGGATGTGACAATGGATTCTGTGCTTCTCCTGAAAAGTGTTCATGCAACATCGGATACGAAATGGACAGTGAGGAAAAGTGTGTCCCAGTTTGCACAGGTGGATGTGAGAATGGTTTCTGTGCTTCTCCTGAAAAGTGTTCCTGCAACAGCGGATACCTAATGAATACTGAGGAAAAGTGTGTCCCAGTTTGCACAGGTGGATGTGACAATGGATTCTGTGCTTCTCCTGAAAAGTGTTCATGCAACATCGGATACGAAATGGACAGTGAGGAAAAGTGTGTCCCAGTTTGCACAGGTGGATGTGAGAATGGTTTCTGTGCTTCTCCTGAAAAGTGTTCCTGCAACAGCGGATACCTAATGAATACTGAGGAAAAGTGTGTTCCAGTTTGCACAGGTGGATGTGAGAATGGATTCTGTGCTTCTCCCGAAAAGTGTTCCTGCAACAATGGATACAAAATGGACAGTGAGAAAAAGTGTGTCCCAGTTTGCATGGGGGGATGTGAGAATGGTTTCTGTGCTTCTCCTGAAAAGTGTTCCTGCAATAGTGGATACGAAATGGACAGTGAGGAAAAGTGTGTTCCAGTTTGCACAGGTGGATGTGAGAATGGTTTCTGTGCTTCTCCTGAAAAGTGTTCCTGCAACAGCGGATACCTAATGAATACTGAGGAAAAGTGTGTCCCAGTATGCACAGGTGGATGTGAGAATGGGTTCTGTGCTTCTCCTGAAAAGTGTTCCTGCAACAGTGGATACCTAATGAATACTGAGGAAAAGTGTGTCCCAGTATGCACAGGTGGATGTGAGAATGGATTCTGTGCTTCTCCTGAGAAATGTTCCTGCAATAGTGGATACGATATGGACAGTGAGGAAAAGTGTGTCCCAGTTTGCACAGGTGGATGTGAGAATGGATTCTGTGCTTCTCCGGAAAAGTGTTCCTGCAACATCGGATACGAAATGAACAGTGTGAACAAGTGTGTTCCAGTTTGCTCGAAAGGATGTGAAAATGGATTCTGTGCATCTCCTGAAAAGTGTTCCTGCTATGAAGGATATACCAAGGACACAGAGAACAGTTGTGCACCAGTTTGCTCGAAAGGATGTAAGAACGGATTTTGTATTTCTCCGGAAGTTTGCAAGTGCAACGAGGGCTTTGTCTCTTCAGAAGAATCGGATACGTGCCTCCCTGAAAAAGAATTGTTAGCAGACTTAGATTGCGATCAGACTTGCCGGAACGGAACCTGCCTGGAAGGGATGTGCACGTGTTGGGACAATTACAAGCTGCATCGAGACAGGGACGATAATCAAAGTCTTTACTGCCTCCCAATATGCGACCCCGAGTGCATCAACGGATACTGCGAGTCCCCAGGGACGTGCGCTTGTATTAATGACGAGATTCTTCAAGATGGGTATCGCTGCCAGTCTGTCAACTATTTCGATGACAAGTTGTCATCCAAGCACAATGGAAACACAATAAGGCGCTTTAAGTGGCTTTTTATTACGATTGCTTTGTTAGCTTTCATTTTGGCGGTGGTGATCGCCATGCTTATGATGCACATCTTCAAGAAGCGCTCCTATTACGTGGGCAAAAACG aaCAACAACTTGGCGTCTACTTCTCTCCCAAGAGAGCGGATATAATTCGAGCATGA
- the LOC108025461 gene encoding fibrillin-1 isoform X7, whose protein sequence is MWICKLVIFYLLSGFVAAQICEVTRYRVDKGVRKQIKVKQCCPGYKKRQNTKLICDPRCRVNCRSGTCSKPNVCTCLKGYVNLNKEPSNYCVPECKGCNKGTCTSPGHCRCSSGHLLDQETGNCVPQCPKGCSNGTCISPNNCKCNQGYAMDAATQQCLPTCTEDCKRNNGFCAAPNRCQCNPGYISKPNSESFACQPVCKNGCKNGVCRAPDVCECNRFYRKDADKNCAPICDNECVNGDCTAPDVCSCWPGYTKIGDNVCVAICPAGCQNGVCVKPNVCSCNAGYTMQEGVCSPVCEEGCENGSCVTPGECSCNEGYAKVGNKCVPVCQGGCKNGSCVSPGKCSCNEGYSKETENSCAPVCSKGCENGFCASPEKCSCNSGYLMDSEEKCVPVCTGGCENGFCASPEKCSCNIGYEMDSEEKCVPVCMGGCENGFCASPEKCSCNNGYLMDSEEKCVPVCSKGCENGFCASPEKCSCNSGYLMDSEEKCFPVCTGGCENGFCASPEKCSCNIGYEMDSEEKCVPVCTGGCENGFCTSPEKCSCNNGYKMDSENKCVPVCSKGCENGFCASPEKCSCNSGYLMDSEEKCVPVCTGGCENGFCASPEKCSCNSGYLMDSEEKCVPVCSKGCENGFCASPEKCSCNSGYLMDSEEKCVPVCTGGCENGFCASPEKCSCNSGYLMDSEEKCVPVCTGGCENGFCASPEKCSCNIGYEMDGENKCVPVCMGGCENGFCASPEKCSCNSGYEMDSEEKCVPVCTGGCENGFCASPEKCSCNSGYLMNTEEKCVPVCTGGCENGFCASPEKCSCNSGYLMDSEEKCVPVCTGGCDNGFCASPEKCSCNIGYEMDSEEKCVPVCTGGCENGFCASPEKCSCNSGYLMNTEEKCVPVCTGGCDNGFCASPEKCSCNIGYEMDSEEKCVPVCTGGCENGFCASPEKCSCNSGYLMNTEEKCVPVCTGGCENGFCASPEKCSCNNGYKMDSEKKCVPVCMGGCENGFCASPEKCSCNSGYEMDSEEKCVPVCTGGCENGFCASPEKCSCNSGYLMNTEEKCVPVCTGGCENGFCASPEKCSCNSGYLMNTEEKCVPVCTGGCENGFCASPEKCSCNSGYDMDSEEKCVPVCTGGCENGFCASPEKCSCNIGYEMNSVNKCVPVCSKGCENGFCASPEKCSCYEGYTKDTENSCAPVCSKGCKNGFCISPEVCKCNEGFVSSEESDTCLPEKELLADLDCDQTCRNGTCLEGMCTCWDNYKLHRDRDDNQSLYCLPICDPECINGYCESPGTCACINDEILQDGYRCQSVNYFDDKLSSKHNGNTIRRFKWLFITIALLAFILAVVIAMLMMHIFKKRSYYVGKNEQQLGVYFSPKRADIIRA, encoded by the exons ATGTGGATATGTAAGCTCGTAATATTTTATCTCCTCTCCGGATTCGTGGCGGCTCAGATCTGCGAAGTCACCCGGTATAGAGTTGATAAAGGAGTACGCAAG CAAATTAAAGTAAAGCAGTGCTGCCCGGGCTATAAGAAACGACAGAACACAAAACTTATATGCGATCCAAGATGTAGGGTGAACTGTAGAAGTGGCACCTGCTCGAAGCCAAATGTGTGTACCTGCCTGAAAGGCTATGTCAACCTCAACAAAGAGCCATCTAACTA TTGTGTGCCCGAATGCAAGGGCTGTAACAAAGGAACCTGCACCTCGCCCGGCCACTGCCGTTGTTCCTCTGGTCACCTGCTGGACCAGGAGACCGGTAACTGTGTGCCCCAGTGTCCGAAGGGGTGCTCCAATGGCACCTGCATTTCGCCCAATAACTGCAAGTGCAACCAAGGATACGCGATGGACGCCGCCACCCAGCAGTGCCTGCCCACCTGTACTGAGGACTGCAAGCGGAACAATGGCTTCTGTGCGGCGCCCAATCGGTGCCAGTGCAATCCTGGTTACATTTCCAAGCCGAACTCCGAATCCTTTGCGTGCCAGCCGGTCTGCAAAAATGGCTGCAAAAATGGAGTTTGTCGCGCTCCCGACGTTTGTGAATGCAATAGATTCTACAGGAAGGACGCCGATAAAAACTGCGCCCCAATCTGCGACAACGAATGCGTAAATGGGGACTGTACGGCGCCGGATGTGTGTTCTTGCTGGCCGGGGTATACGAAAATTGGTGACAATGTCTGCGTGGCCATTTGTCCGGCGGGCTGCCAGAACGGAGTGTGCGTGAAGCCAAATGTGTGCTCCTGCAACGCAGGATACACCATGCAAGAGGGTGTCTGCAGTCCAGTTTGCGAGGAAGGATGCGAGAACGGTTCCTGTGTGACGCCCGGCGAGTGCTCCTGCAACGAGGGGTATGCCAAGGTGGGGAACAAGTGTGTCCCTGTTTGCCAGGGTGGATGCAAGAACGGATCTTGCGTCTCGCCGGGAAAGTGCTCCTGCAATGAAGGATACAGCAAGGAAACGGAGAACAGCTGCGCACCAGTTTGCTCTAAAGGATGTGAGAACGGATTCTGTGCTTCTCCTGAAAAGTGTTCCTGCAACAGTGGATACCTAATGGATAGTGAGGAAAAGTGTGTTCCAGTTTGCACAG GTGGATGTGAGAATGGATTCTGTGCTTCTCCCGAAAAGTGTTCCTGCAACATCGGATACGAAATGGACAGTGAGGAAAAGTGTGTCCCAGTTTGCATGGGGGGATGTGAGAATGGATTCTGTGCTTCTCCCGAAAAGTGTTCCTGCAACAACGGATACCTAATGGATAGTGAGGAAAAGTGTGTTCCAGTTTGCTCGAAAGGATGTGAGAATGGATTCTGTGCATCTCCTGAAAAGTGTTCCTGCAACAGTGGATACCTAATGGATAGTGAGGAAAAGTGTTTTCCAGTTTGCACAGGTGGATGTGAGAATGGATTCTGTGCTTCTCCCGAAAAGTGTTCCTGCAACATCGGATACGAAATGGACAGTGAGGAAAAGTGTGTCCCAGTTTGCACAGGTGGATGTGAGAACGGATTCTGTACTTCTCCAGAAAAGTGTTCTTGCAACAATGGATACAAAATGGACAGTGAGAACAAGTGTGTTCCAGTTTGCTCGAAAGGATGTGAGAATGGATTCTGTGCTTCTCCTGAAAAGTGTTCCTGCAACAGCGGATACCTAATGGATAGTGAGGAAAAGTGTGTTCCAGTTTGCACAGGTGGATGTGAGAATGGATTTTGTGCTTCTCCTGAAAAGTGTTCCTGCAACAGTGGATACCTAATGGACAGTGAGGAAAAGTGTGTCCCAGTTTGCTCGAAAGGATGTGAGAATGGATTCTGTGCATCTCCTGAAAAGTGTTCCTGCAACAGCGGATACCTAATGGATAGTGAGGAAAAGTGTGTCCCAGTTTGCACAGGTGGATGTGAGAATGGATTCTGTGCTTCTCCTGAAAAGTGTTCCTGCAACAGTGGATACCTAATGGATAGTGAGGAAAAGTGTGTTCCAGTTTGCACAGGTGGATGTGAGAATGGATTCTGTGCTTCTCCCGAAAAGTGTTCCTGCAACATCGGATACGAAATGGACGGTGAGAACAAGTGTGTCCCAGTTTGCATGGGGGGATGTGAGAATGGTTTCTGTGCTTCTCCTGAAAAGTGTTCCTGCAATAGTGGATACGAAATGGACAGTGAGGAAAAGTGTGTTCCAGTTTGCACAGGTGGATGTGAGAATGGTTTTTGTGCTTCTCCTGAAAAGTGTTCCTGCAACAGCGGATACCTAATGAATACTGAGGAAAAGTGTGTCCCAGTATGCACAGGTGGATGTGAGAATGGATTCTGTGCTTCTCCTGAAAAGTGTTCCTGCAACAGTGGATACCTAATGGATAGTGAGGAAAAGTGTGTCCCAGTTTGCACAGGTGGATGTGACAATGGATTCTGTGCTTCTCCTGAAAAGTGTTCATGCAACATCGGATACGAAATGGACAGTGAGGAAAAGTGTGTCCCAGTTTGCACAGGTGGATGTGAGAATGGTTTCTGTGCTTCTCCTGAAAAGTGTTCCTGCAACAGCGGATACCTAATGAATACTGAGGAAAAGTGTGTCCCAGTTTGCACAGGTGGATGTGACAATGGATTCTGTGCTTCTCCTGAAAAGTGTTCATGCAACATCGGATACGAAATGGACAGTGAGGAAAAGTGTGTCCCAGTTTGCACAGGTGGATGTGAGAATGGTTTCTGTGCTTCTCCTGAAAAGTGTTCCTGCAACAGCGGATACCTAATGAATACTGAGGAAAAGTGTGTTCCAGTTTGCACAGGTGGATGTGAGAATGGATTCTGTGCTTCTCCCGAAAAGTGTTCCTGCAACAATGGATACAAAATGGACAGTGAGAAAAAGTGTGTCCCAGTTTGCATGGGGGGATGTGAGAATGGTTTCTGTGCTTCTCCTGAAAAGTGTTCCTGCAATAGTGGATACGAAATGGACAGTGAGGAAAAGTGTGTTCCAGTTTGCACAGGTGGATGTGAGAATGGTTTCTGTGCTTCTCCTGAAAAGTGTTCCTGCAACAGCGGATACCTAATGAATACTGAGGAAAAGTGTGTCCCAGTATGCACAGGTGGATGTGAGAATGGGTTCTGTGCTTCTCCTGAAAAGTGTTCCTGCAACAGTGGATACCTAATGAATACTGAGGAAAAGTGTGTCCCAGTATGCACAGGTGGATGTGAGAATGGATTCTGTGCTTCTCCTGAGAAATGTTCCTGCAATAGTGGATACGATATGGACAGTGAGGAAAAGTGTGTCCCAGTTTGCACAGGTGGATGTGAGAATGGATTCTGTGCTTCTCCGGAAAAGTGTTCCTGCAACATCGGATACGAAATGAACAGTGTGAACAAGTGTGTTCCAGTTTGCTCGAAAGGATGTGAAAATGGATTCTGTGCATCTCCTGAAAAGTGTTCCTGCTATGAAGGATATACCAAGGACACAGAGAACAGTTGTGCACCAGTTTGCTCGAAAGGATGTAAGAACGGATTTTGTATTTCTCCGGAAGTTTGCAAGTGCAACGAGGGCTTTGTCTCTTCAGAAGAATCGGATACGTGCCTCCCTGAAAAAGAATTGTTAGCAGACTTAGATTGCGATCAGACTTGCCGGAACGGAACCTGCCTGGAAGGGATGTGCACGTGTTGGGACAATTACAAGCTGCATCGAGACAGGGACGATAATCAAAGTCTTTACTGCCTCCCAATATGCGACCCCGAGTGCATCAACGGATACTGCGAGTCCCCAGGGACGTGCGCTTGTATTAATGACGAGATTCTTCAAGATGGGTATCGCTGCCAGTCTGTCAACTATTTCGATGACAAGTTGTCATCCAAGCACAATGGAAACACAATAAGGCGCTTTAAGTGGCTTTTTATTACGATTGCTTTGTTAGCTTTCATTTTGGCGGTGGTGATCGCCATGCTTATGATGCACATCTTCAAGAAGCGCTCCTATTACGTGGGCAAAAACG aaCAACAACTTGGCGTCTACTTCTCTCCCAAGAGAGCGGATATAATTCGAGCATGA